The following proteins come from a genomic window of Acidimicrobiales bacterium:
- a CDS encoding RbsD/FucU domain-containing protein, translating to DTFVEPAAFHMLPVDGQPEGIACGDFRASLREAESREVAIAGLERFDFYRHAAAAYCVVSTGDARPYACFLIAKGVVAAGSDT from the coding sequence CGATACGTTTGTGGAACCCGCGGCGTTCCACATGCTGCCTGTCGATGGCCAGCCGGAGGGCATCGCCTGCGGTGACTTCCGAGCCAGCCTCCGTGAGGCCGAGTCACGCGAGGTGGCGATCGCCGGACTGGAACGGTTCGACTTCTACCGGCATGCGGCGGCTGCTTATTGCGTCGTGTCGACCGGTGACGCGCGTCCGTATGCCTGCTTCCTCATCGCGAAGGGAGTTGTCGCTGCCGGGTCGGACACGTAG